The proteins below come from a single Miscanthus floridulus cultivar M001 chromosome 1, ASM1932011v1, whole genome shotgun sequence genomic window:
- the LOC136461606 gene encoding uncharacterized protein, whose protein sequence is MYEDTKNFIQRCGSYQRHGNINSRDAMLLTNNLYIELFDVWGIDYMRPFPKSKNYEYILVAIDYVSKWVEAMPCRVADAKNSKKMFEEIIFPHFRVSRMVISDGGTHFIDKNFCKYLSKHGIYHNVAIP, encoded by the coding sequence atgtatgaagacacgaaGAATTTCATCCAAAGGTGTGGTTCATATCAGAGGCACGGGaacatcaattcaagagatgccatgctactcaccaacaacctctacATCGAGCTCTTTGATGTCTGGGGTATCGACTACATGAGACCATTTCCAAAGTCGAAGAACTAtgagtacatcttggtggcaattgactatgtctccaagtgggttgaagccatgccatgtagagttgctgatgcaaagaactccaagaagatgtttgaagaaataaTATTTCCACATTTCAGAGTTTCaagaatggtgattagtgatggaggcactcacttcattGACAAGAACTTTTGCAAGTACTTGTCAAAACATGGGATCTATCACAACGTCGCAATTCCATAA
- the LOC136539018 gene encoding protein NRT1/ PTR FAMILY 8.3-like, producing the protein MKALLRKSSTAMEAGDEDRPLLHVHPSPQDATSEYTRDGSVDINKQPALKHSTGKWRACFLILGVEFCECMAFFTISKNLVTYLTTVLHESKVTAARNLSAWVGACFFTPLFGGFIADTYWGRYWTIVVFFPLYVVAMVVLIASASLPIFSTSSDHGGSVHRAVVYLGIYLAAIASGGVKPCTSAFGADQFDTNDHAELVTKGSFFSWYFFLISTSSLLSGTVIVWLQDNVGWAVSYVIPTVLMLICFPAFLAGSRVYRFRKMGVSPPTSILQVVVAAVRKWNIKLPDDSSLLYEPTSLPSGTDASYKIEHTNEFRFFDKAAIVSAPSDSESTVPLCSWRLCTVTQVEELKMLLRMSPIWASFVIVYAVDAQMPSTLVEQGMFMDNRVGSFTIPPASMSTVGVISCLAWVPVYEIALVPLARRFTGKEKGFSQAQRLGIGLALSTLTMVYAALLETRRLAVAEASGLRNQDAPVPMSILWQAPLYVVHGAAQVFAGVGATEFFYDQSPETMKSLCAALGQLALASASYMNSLLLSIVAVATTRGGAPGWIPDNLNEGHLDYFFWMMATLSLLNVALFVRYSMRHTVKMAC; encoded by the exons ATGAAAGCTTTGCTTCGAAAGAGCTCTACTGCCATGGAAGCAGGAGATGAGGACAGACCCCTCCTTCATGTCCATCCTTCTCCTCAG GATGCAACTTCAGAATATACAAGAGATGGATCAGTTGATATCAACAAGCAGCCGGCTCTCAAGCACAGCACAGGGAAATGGAGGGCATGCTTCCTCATCCTAg GTGTTGAGTTCTGCGAGTGCATGGCTTTCTTCACAATCTCAAAGAATTTGGTGACCTATCTCACCACTGTTCTCCACGAAAGCAAAGTCACTGCAGCCAGGAATTTGTCCGCCTGGGTCGGAGCTTGCTTCTTCACGCCACTTTTTGGGGGTTTCATTGCAGACACTTACTGGGGGAGATACTGGACGATTGTCGTTTTCTTCCCACTTTATGTGGTT GCAATGGTCGTTCTCATAGCGTCTGCATCCCTTCCTATATTCTCAACATCTTCTGACCATGGCGGCAGCGTTCATCGAGCAGTGGTTTACCTTGGAATCTACCTCGCTGCCATTGCCAGCGGTGGTGTCAAGCCATGCACGTCAGCCTTTGGGGCAGACCAATTTGACACCAATGACCATGCAGAGCTGGTGACCAAGGGCTCCTTCTTCAGCTGGTACTTCTTCTTGATCAGTACCAGCTCCCTGCTGTCTGGAACTGTGATTGTTTGGCTGCAGGACAATGTTGGGTGGGCAGTCAGCTACGTGATACCGACAGTGCTCATGCTCATCTGTTTCCCTGCGTTTTTAGCTGGCTCGAGGGTATATAGGTTTCGGAAAATGGGAGTAAGTCCTCCTACGAGCATACTTCAAGTGGTTGTTGCAGCTGTCAGGAAGTGGAATATCAAACTGCCGGATGACAGCTCGCTTCTATATGAGCCGACCAGCTTGCCTTCTGGAACTGACGCAAGTTACAAAATCGAGCATACCAATGAATTCAG GTTCTTCGACAAGGCTGCTATTGTATCGGCTCCATCAGACAGCGAATCCACGGTGCCACTGTGCTCATGGAGGCTCTGCACAGTGACACAGGTTGAGGAGCTGAAGATGCTGCTGCGGATGTCACCCATCTGGGCATCTTTCGTCATCGTCTACGCGGTCGACGCGCAGATGCCATCAACGTTGGTTGAGCAGGGCATGTTCATGGACAACCGTGTTGGCTCCTTCACCATCCCACCTGCGTCCATGTCCACCGTCGGAGTGATCAGTTGCCTGGCCTGGGTCCCCGTCTACGAAATCGCACTGGTGCCACTCGCGCGACGCTTCACTGGCAAGGAAAAGGGCTTCTCCCAAGCACAGCGCCTCGGGATCGGCCTAGCGCTGTCCACGCTCACCATGGTGTACGCAGCGCTGCTCGAGACGAGGAGGCTAGCGGTCGCGGAGGCCAGCGGCCTGAGAAATCAGGATGCGCCTGTGCCAATGAGCATCCTGTGGCAGGCGCCCCTCTATGTCGTCCACGGTGCAGCCCAGGTTTTTGCCGGCGTCGGCGCGACCGAGTTTTTCTACGACCAATCCCCCGAGACCATGAAGAGCCTGTGCGCGGCGCTCGGGCAGCTGGCGCTAGCGTCCGCGTCCTACATGAACTCACTCTTGCTCAGCATTGTCGCGGTGGCCACAACACGCGGCGGGGCGCCTGGGTGGATTCCAGATAACCTGAACGAAGGCCACCTGGACTATTTCTTCTGGATGATGGCCACTCTTAGCTTACTGAACGTGGCTCTGTTTGTGCGTTACTCAATGAGGCATACCGTGAAGATGGCTTGTTGA